Proteins co-encoded in one Megalops cyprinoides isolate fMegCyp1 chromosome 1, fMegCyp1.pri, whole genome shotgun sequence genomic window:
- the LOC118780685 gene encoding ladderlectin-like, with the protein MWYLPKKHCLKLGGNLASVHSLSEYQFLQKLTGDPLSWIGGHDAVEEGQWLWSDGSVFSYEKWSYPQPDNYGGDEHCLCCNAGGTKDWNDCPCSHTLPFVCALKRQ; encoded by the exons ATGTGGTACCTACCCAAG AAACACTGCCTCAAGTTGGGTGGAAACCTGGCCTCTGTGCATAGCCTCTCAGAGTACCAATTCCTACAGAAACTCACAGGTGACCCTCTATCCTGGATCGGGGGCCATGATGCTGTTGAG GAAGGACAGTGGCTGTGGAGTGATGGATCTGTATTTTCCTATGAAAAATGGTCCTACCCACAACCTGATAATTATGGAGGAGATGAACATTGTCTCTGTTGCAACGCTGGAG GTACCAAAGACTGGAATGACTGCCCTTGTTCACACACTCTTCCATTTGTCTGTGCTCTGAAAAGGCAGTAG
- the LOC118780668 gene encoding ladderlectin-like, which yields MRVLTIAVLLCTALALPAATGETEKRVDDVASSQDSGIEKKYCITLGGNLASLHSLQEYEFVQKLTAGSPWTWVGGFDAVKEGEWQWSDGSAFPYHPWGVLFVCW from the exons ATGAGGGTTCTGACCAtcgctgtgctgctctgcaccGCCCTCGCTCTGCCTGCAGCAACAG GAGAGACTGAGAAACGTGTTGATGATGTGGCCTCTTCTCAAG ACTCTGGAATTGAGAAA AAATACTGCATCACGTTGGGTGGAAACCTGGCCTCCTTACACAGTCTCCAGGAGTATGAGTTTGTACAGAAGCTCACTGCTGGGTCTCCTTGGACTTGGGTCGGGGGTTTCGATGCTGTTAAG GAGGGGGAGTGGCAGTGGAGTGATGGATCTGCATTTCCCTACCATCCCTGG